The Colletotrichum destructivum chromosome 8, complete sequence genome includes the window TGGGAATCTCGCGCCCAGTTCAATTCATCTCTGTCCTTCAATTGACTTTGCTGCGCCTCTCGGAACTGGACTGGAATGAAAAGCCGTCCACACTTGGAGGCCATTTTTCGCAACGTTGCCGAGACTTCCCTTAGGCCTGTACCTCTGGGTTTTTTTGTTAGATGTTGGCCATCTTCCCGAGGAGAGAATCTTTACCATCTCCTCGAGATGATGAATCTACGATGTCCACTCTATGGCTGATCCCCTTGATGTTTCTTGACAAACAGATGCTGCTAGGTAGCGCGTGAAGATAATCTCATCCATGATCTCCATCGAACGCGAGGCGAACGTGGCACATGTAAGAATGGTTTGGGCATCTTGAGATACATGAGCTGGCAATGGTTGACCAAACGCAGATGCTTCTCGTGGAACGAACCCTACTGCGGCAGAGCGGCAAGCGGCAAGCGGGAGGCTTTGCCCTTCGCGAGCCCGACGCTACCCCTGAATCCGATCTGCAAATCGTCGAATCCCAAACCAAGTCGCAACATAAGATAAAGGGGTTATTCTTGTGCTGCTATGTATTTTCTGGTTACTTAGTGGTCCAGGCAAGATTGATCGGAACCGCAGCATCGAGAAAGGAAGACCCGCTGTAGATCACCCTACCAACCGATCTCCGAGATTAGCTTCGTATTCAGTCGGAAACTTGAAGATTCTCCGCCTAAAATGGCGGAcgtccggccttgagcaTCACGACACCAACAATACTGACGAACACGTAAGTAATGGTGCTCACAGGGCTAGAACTGACGAATCTCACAATCACAATAAGAATTGAACTGGATCCAACGTCTGGATCCAGCACTGGAATCGACTAGCAGTTTCAAAACATTTATGTCGACCAACCGTGCGGTTGCGCACAGAGATATCCTCAACATTCCCtccccagccagccagttTGGCCAAGAAGCGTCTTCAGATATTTTCGAAAGCAAAGAACTCAGTAAAAAATCATTGAAAGTACGGTTTAGCTTCCCCGTATCATTCTATCGACGCGGTGAATTGAGAATCATCCGCTTCGCAGTAGCATCGAGCACGATCCAAGGTCGCCCGTACAACAGCGCCCTTCCAGGCCATGCTGAAATGCCTTGAACTGGCAATCTCCGGTGCATAACTCGGCCAGGCATCTTTGACCCGAGACTCGCCTTGCAAAGCACAGAAGTTCCTGAGGACTGGGCTCACACCACTGACTCCCGGCCAAGGCTGGTCGTTTTGTAGCCCTGTTGGGATTCCGACGCAGATTCTCAAAAACCGTGGCCTGCAGCTGACGCGCTGTGCGAGAATCGCTTTACTGGCTAGTCCTAGGCTCATCCTAGGTTCCTCCTATTCAAGAACCACTGTCTGTATGCCATGAGCCCATTCCACGCGATCGCATGCAGTCTTCAAGGCGCCCttcggacgacgacgaccgccGGCCAAAGTCACATCAGACCATCGAATCGACATAAGGATTATAGCATTGATATAACCCGCACTTTTCAATTCTCCAAAGGGCTATTGCTTTCATTTCCCAGAAGAACCCTATGCCTTTGCAGTAACCGTCAAGcccggagaagaagacagagCGAGTCCCTAAACATGCGATGCGAGCATGAGCAGCTTGGACCCACGACTCCACATTCATGCCTACCGGCTCAGATGCGTTTTACGATATCGAGGGACGCCCCTTCATTGTCTGCAGCTGATGCTTACTGTGGAAAAGCAAGGGTCCGGCAGAACATGATGCTGGTGTGTCTCCGATATGGGCTATGATCTATACTGACAACCCGAATATTTCGGGTGTACCATGACACAAACAGGCCGGTCGTGGTTTTACTCTCCAGGACTCAACTAGTTCTACACTTCAGTGTCGCTTATGTCAGATAACAGCGCGCCCATTACATGGCTCGGCTTAGTGTGTGGTTGAGAAAGCATTCTTTTCCTTGAGACGTGTGAGATGGATGCTTACCAAGCAGTCTTCGAGACTGTCATCAGTATACTGTTTTGGCGGCATCAGGTGAGCCGATGGCATTCGCCGTCGAGTCTCCCTTGCTTGACCAAAATGTTCCGGTCGAATATAGGCAAACAGTATTCTTACTCAGCCACCACTTCCATTCCCCTCAATCTTGTATTATCTTGTGAGAGTGCATTTATCCTCTGGAAACCAAGGTACTCGGCTGGCTTCTTACCGGCTGTGTCCACTCCAGGGTTCTCGCCATGTTCACTATTAGCCGCTGCTAGCAGATAGTGACCAAACACAGCTTGCTTGCATCCTAAACACATAATGGCGTTGTCGCCATGCATTCGAATTcagagggggcggggggagCGGGTGTCGAAGTGTGTTGGGCGAGTAGGCTATGTTGGTTAGTATCACACAGTATGGTGGGCGAGATGGCGGCCAAAAATCTGGCTACACGTTGGGACCTCCATGCTGTGCCTCTTGTTTGCTTCCATGTTGGCAGCTTCTCCTCATCCTAACCATACAACCTGCTGCTAACATCAGCAACACAACGTCCATTTTCCGATCTTTGGCCCCTTCAACTATGAGCAATATACGGGTACGAGACGGGGGAGTCGTCCCTCATGATGCCCCCTTCATCGTCGAAGCGTTCGATTCGACAATCCCGCACCTCGCGGCgatcggcagcggcgagaTGTGGGGGTCTCTCTTCAGCGAGAAAGAGGGGttcgtcgaggagacggccaacgacgtcaagaagTCGGAAGCGTACCGCATCAccgaagaaggagaagccctACGGatcttcgtcgccgaggtcgacgtcgagccggcggcagcaccaTTCCCCCACAGCGCCGCGGGGTGTCCCGGCCTTCGCTACCGGACGGCCGACGATGGGACGCGCATGCTATCAGTCGGGACGGCTTTCATTCGCGACGATTGGCTGCCGGGACATGTCGAGTCTCAGTTTCATGTGgacgccatccgcgccgAGCTGGAAGGGAAAGTCGGGTTCGTGTATATCGATGTGCTGGTCTCGGATTTCAGAACAGGGCATCACCGCAAGGGAGCGGGGGAGGCGCTTCTGAGGCGAGCAGTGGACTACGGACTTGAGAAGGGGATGAAGGCGCTCTACGTCGATGCGTGGGCTGGGAATGAGGAGAAGTTGGTCAGGTGAGTTCTTGGACCCTGGAGAGGGACATGCAAGAAGCAAAGCTGACAGACGGTGGTAGATGGTACGAAAGACAGGGATTCACAGCTGTTGCCAACTTTGAGATGAAGCGCGCCAACGGAACCATATGGCCGGGTACGTTGATGCGAATGAGTCTCGGCTCTTGAGGATTTGAGGTGTGCGAGTGGCATGAGCCTTGATAAGGACGATGAGCATCACGCGGCTACTACCAACGATTGTCTTCGGGATCCGAGTATGCCCGAGTATCcatacctaggtagtgtAGCAAGCCTTCCTTTCATTCTGATTGTGCCCACTTTACAAGGACAGAGGGAGCCAGCCACATAGGGAGGAGCTGGATTGTTTTCGCCCAAGGCGATCAGCCTCCATTTCCATCGTGCCAGCAAATGCCCATCATTGAGAAATCGGAAGATGCCAGGATGGGATGCTGGACCAAAACAGCAAGAAAAACAGGCGAGCGGAGGAATTAGTGGGCCCGTTGTCCGGGAGACGGGGACTATCTTCAACCAATCAGAGTGGTTAGATCCACTTGGTGCATGTGCTCTATTTACCAACCCTGGCAACTTTTGTAAACACACGCCTCGCAAACCACACCACACCTCAAtacgtaggtaggtaggtgcaAATACAACACAACACTCGGCACCCATTACGCATTACACACATCTCACATCACACAGCACGCGCCTACTGTTTTTTTCCAGTAGGATCTTTGTTTCCCATTTTTGCGTGGTTTAATTTTGCTACGTTCAGGCTCATACTTCATTCTCGAAAGCCTCGACTGTTCACACCAaaaccctccctccccgcctAAACATGAGCTCCAGACGGGAGctgacgaggccgacctcgtccaaCGTgcgcaccggcgccgccgctcgcgCCAGTGTGCGGCCGGGAACGCGGACGTCCAACTTGCGATACCAAAACGCCCCTTCCAGGACTCTCGAccgcgccgcctcgcccgccgagTCTGTCGCCTCCGTCGCCACGAACGCGACGAAGCGCAAGGAGCGCGAGTATGACTTCGACACCCCGGGCCAGGAGACCAAcatcaacgtcgtcgtcagaTGCAGAGGCCGCAACGACCGCGAGGTCCGCGAAAACAGCGCCGTTGTCGtccaggccgacggcgtcaagggcaaggatgTCGAGCTGAAGCTGGGCCCCAATGCTCTGAGCAACAAGACATACAACTTTGACCGCGTCTTTTCTGCTGCCGCAGACCAGACAATGGTCTTCGACGACGTTGTCAAGCCCATCTTGGACGAGGTTTGTTTCGCCAAGCGCCTTTGCTCGTCATCCTCCATCGTCCCGCTGACACGATACAGATGCTCGCTGGCTTCAACTGCACTGTCTTCGCCTACGGCCagaccggcaccggcaagaCCTACACCATGTCAGGAGACATGACAGAGACCCTGGGTCTTCTCTCGGACGGTGCGGGCATCATCCCCAGGGCTCTCCACGCCCTCTTCAAcaagctcgaggtcgaggacaCGGAAAGCTGCGTCAAGTGCTCCTTCATCGAATTGTACAACGAAGAATTGCGCGATCTGATcgcccccgacgacggccccaAGCTCAAGATCTTTGACGACACCTCGAGGAGGCACGCGACCACGGTGGTCCAGGGCATGGAGGAGAGGCACATTAGgaccgccggcgagggcatcaAGGTTCTCCAGGATGGAAGCTTGAAGCGCCAAGTCGCTGCGACCAAGTGCAACGATCTCAGTAGTCGAAGTCACACGGTCTTCACCGTCACCGCCTACGTCCGAAAGAAGGGAGAGGACGGCAATGAGGACTACGTTAGCGCCGGCAAGCTCAACCTGGTCGATTTGGCCGGCAGCGAAAATATTCAACGGTCCGGTGCCGAGAACAAGcgagccgccgaggcgggcCTCATCAACAAGAGTCTCCTGACGCTTGGTCGCGTCATCAATGCTCTGGTCGACAAGAACCAGCATATCCCCTACAGAGAGTCGAAGCTCACCCGTCTGCTGCAAGACTCCCTGGGAGGGCAGACCAAGACGTGTATCATCGCCACCATCTCGCCAGCGAAGAGCAACCTCGAGGAGACGATTTCAACACTCGACTACGCCTTCAGGGCCAAGAACATCCGCAACAAGCCGCAACTCAACGCCATGATCAACAAGCGCATGCTTCTCAGGGACTTCGCCACAGAAATCGAGAGGCTCAAGAGCGAGCTGATCACGACCCGGCAGCGCAACGGCGTCTACCTGTCAAACGAATCGTATGAAGAGATGACGGCCCAAAGCGAATCGCGACGCATAGTCAtggaggagcaggcggcCAAGATGGAGACACTCGAGGGCAACCTCAAAAATAAGGTCCAGGAATTGTTTGCCTTGACGTCCAGCTTCATGGGCTTGCGCAAAGACCACGAAGGCAccaaggccgagctcgacgagacccAGGGTGTCCTCGAGCAGACGGAGGTCGTCCTCCATGCGACGAGAAGGAGCCTTGCTGAGGAGACGCATCTTCGCAAAGCCCACCAagagacggaggagaagctggccgaggtcggcggcgagcttaTTGCTACCCTGCAGAAAACGGTGCACGATGTGGATGGTCTCCGGGCCAAGAACAAGCGGAAGTCCGACCTCCAATCCATCAACCGAAGCGCTTGGGGCACTGCGCAGGCCGAAGTATCCGAAGTGACGAGCCTGGTGGAGCAGCGAGTCCAGAGTTTCCAGGACAAGCAACGGCAAAACATCTCGGGCATATCGGAGCGCATGAATTCCTTTGTCACggaggagctcaagaagcTCTCCTCTACACAAagcttcctcgacgagcaaCTGGACTCGTTTGCAGCATCACGCCAAGAGCTTCTAgagcagaaggagaagtCCAAGGATGAGATGGACGACGTTCTCGAGGAGATCAAGATCGTTCGTGACGCCGTCAAGCAGGAGGTTGGCGAGAGCCTtcaggccatcgccgccgccgcggagcGTATTGCTGCTGATGTCCTCAGCGAGCTTGACACCTTCCATCAACAGGTAAGAAAAAAACTAAGACTTTCCATATTTGCCCCTCGCAGCTAACACGTGTGCAGCTGCATTCTTCATACAGCTCCCTGGGCAAGGAGTTCAAGAGCATCTTTGAGGACCTCATGGCGCACATCACGCAGCAGAGAAGTGAGTCCGATAGACTCAGACAACAACTCCAAGGCGCAACCGACACCATTGTCGAGCAGAACGAGAGCATCTCTGCCCAGATGCAACaagtcctcgacgaggagagggagCAGGCGGCCCAGGACCGACAGAACCTGTTGGCCCAGATCACCACGCTCATCCATGCCCAAGCGGAAACCCAGGAGACCAGACTGGCCGAAAAGACAGCGCGGCTGCAGAAGAGCGTCTTGGATTCAAATGCATCCCTGCAGGACAACGTTGCTCATTACTCCGAGGACATGGATGCCTTAGACGCCAAGGAGGGGCAGGTCCTTGAAACCATGGCCAAGTCTCGTGACGCCATGAAGAACAAGCTGAGGGATGACTGGAGCGTAAGTCTACCACACACGCGCTCCTTAACCCCCTCTTGGGAAGATGCTAACAAACATGATcagaccgccgaggagcacAGCACCACCATCCAAGCAACCACCAAGTCTGTTCACGCCGAGACTGTTCGCGTTGTGGATGAGCAGCTGAAGGACCTCGATGTGCAGATGGAGGCGCTGGACGATTTTGTCACCCGTGCTCGTTCCGAGAATGCATCTCACCACGAGCAACACAGCGAGTCGATTCGGGGCTTGTCGGCGACCGTGGAGAATTCCTTCGACAACATCTCGAGCCACTTCAAGACGACATTCGACCGCGTCAAGGACCTGGgcgaggagatggagacggagacggaggagatgCAGCAGGATCTGGACCCGCTGACGCAGCAGCTGTCAAAGCCGTTGACGGCCCTGCGCGAGGACATTGAATCGACGACGATCCAGGAGTACCGCCCGACGGGAGAGACCCCTATGAAGGTTCAGTACCAGTACCCCACCGACCTTCCGCGGACCGAGGCGCACGAGGCTCTCCTGGCCGAGCTCAGCGACGGAGCCACGCCGACCAAGGCCGGATCCGACGGCATGGTGTTCCCGgacgtcgacaacgacacGCATCGCTCCCCGCCGGCGCGCGCGTCGACCCGTATGTCGACCCTCAGCATGATTTCGGAGATGCCCCCTTTTAACATGAGCCTTCGCGAAGTGAACCCCAACACCACCGGCAGCCTCGGCTACGACCCGTCGGCCAGCATGATGTCCATCAACGAGAACACGGCGCCGCTCCTCTTCAGCAAGcgcacgtcgacgaggcaCGTGCAGAAGGGGCGCAAGCAGAGCAGCATGCTTCCCATCGAGGGGCGGGAGAACGTGCCCCCCTCGCTGTTTTCTTCGAGCCTGGGACCTCGCAGGAAGAGCCCTCGGCTGAACTAGTCGGCTAACAatgtggtggtggtatgCACGCGCGGATTCGGGGCATTGGCGTCTTTTGGAGTTGCCCAAACGTTCTCTTTTGGTTGAGCTGTTCAAAATGGGAGGGTGTTTCATGGCCTTATTGGCCTAGGTTGGGCAGGGTTTTTTGTTTGCGTGTAGGCTTACTGGTACTCTTGATACCCTTGACTTCTTTCTGAGACTGTTTATAATCCAACTGTTTGCAAtccgaaccccccccccccttggtTATGTTACTGTTTGATCGAACGATCTACCTGTCGCACACACAGCACTGTTGACACGCTCGCTGGAGATGATTTACGAGAGACGATTGCGATTCGAATTTTCGACACCTTTATGCGTGACAAAGacatctttttttttaaaaaaaaattTGTTTCTATAAAGAGGAAAGGCCGGGAAATCGACTCCTAGAACGACTTGAGCATCATGGCAAAGAAGTCCCTGATATTTACAACTGCCGACCGACCGGAACCCCTCAGGAACGCTTCTTCCTACACCCGCCGACGGGGCtgacgatgacgacctcgctcgcggcggcggtgaacGCCACCTGGCCGTTCGAGACCAGGGCGTACTCCCCGACGGTCACGTTGTCCAGCCGGACgggccggccgccgtcgagctcgtgGTTGTAGCTCCAGCCGTCCCACGTGATGCCCGTGACGGCGTCGCTGCCGTTGGCGCGCAGTCGGCGGACGGTGGCGAGCCCCGTGTCCCAGGGCACCTCGAAGCTGTAGCCGGAGATGCTGCGGCCGCCGGGGCTCAGGGCAGGggtggtgccggtgccgttgacggTTGAGTTGTAGGGGCTCAGGTTGACGACAAGGATGCGGGCGAGCGTGTCGCCGTGGTAGGCGGcgtaggcggcggccagctcgttGTCGGTGTCAAGCGGGATGTGGGCGACGGAGACAgggacggaggaggaggaggaggaggaggaggaggaggaggaggaggaggaggaggaggaggaggaggcggcgtcTTTGGGAGGTGCGAGaaaggcggcgacggcgatgttgCCGTAGTAAGGCGCCTTGGTGCCGATGGGGGTCGTCTCTGTGGTGACGGGCTGCCAGCTTTGGTACTGTCAAGAGGGAGTGTCAGCTTCTACAAAGGGTACATGCATTTTCCGATAAGAGAGGtgggggaaggagggaatGGGGGCGAGCGAACCCTGTAGTCGGTCCCCATGTGCATATGGCTACGCTTGATCCCCTGCGAGGCGGCGTAGAGGTTGAAGTCGACGCCCCAGAGGGCGGCACCGAAGGAGTTGGATAGGCCCGGCTTGCCCTGGTTGTAGAGCGAGTTGTGCTCCCCGAGGATGTGCGGCGGGACGTCATCGAAGCGGGTGGTGAGGTTGGCATACTCGCTCACGTGGGCCTGGACGGACCGCACCGTCCGGGTGTGGTTCATCAGCGTGCCCGTGAGGGTGACACCGGGGCTCTCGGCGCCGCTGATGTAGTTGTGggtggagaagacggcgacgttggcgtcggcgttgaggCCGGCGGCCCACTGCGCGGGCGCGCGGAGCGCGTTGGCGGTCCCCGCATTGGAGGGCGCCATGAAGACGGGGGCGGGGAAGTCCGGGCACGCTTCGGCGAGGACGTTGGCGATCTCGCGGGTGCCGTTGAGCCACTGCTCAACGTAggcggcctcgtcccaggtcgacgaggaccgcACGGGACCCTGGGCCGAGGTGGAGAAGAGGTCCGGCTCGTTGCCGTACTCCCAGACGTCCAGGTTATCCTTGCCGATGGCTCGGCACGCCAGCGGCACGGTGGCCTTGAGGGTCTCCCACCCTTCGGAGCGGTTggcgcccaggccgaggtTGAAACCGTGGGTGAATTTTGTGTCGGCCAGGGTGCCGTAGGATTCGAAGAAGGAAgggccgatgacgatggtggTCGGATAGTCCCTCGATCTCTCCAAGTCGTAcgtgccgtcgacggcataCGGGAGCGACTCGTCGTACAGGGCGTAGTCCTGTGTGTTCCCCCCCACGCGGATGTACGGGCGGACGCCTTGCAGGGCGCCCAGGTTGGCGAGCAGATTGTCCGAGAACGTGTTCGGCGAGGAAGTGTTTCCTGACATACACGATTAGCGTCTGAGCTACGATACGATACGACACTTGGTGGGAATGGCAGTCTGAGCGGCGGCAAGGCATACCGGCAAAGTCCGGGAAGAAAGCGAACTCGAGCGAGTAGCTCACAAAGGCATCGAAGACGGGGCTCGCCTTCTCGGGCCCGGGGGTGGGCTTGGGGACTATGCCTCCAATCACCGCGATGTCATCGACGGCATTGGTAAGGTACGAGTACCATGCCACGGCGTTGAACACGGGCGAGAAAGTGGTGAACAAGCAATGGAGCTCATCGGCCAGTACTGAGCCCACGGTCCGCAAAGCGACGGACATGATGAGACAGAGGCAGTTGTTCAATAAGTGTccgacgatgatggggtTGAGATGACGATAATCTTCCTCCGTATGGCCAACAAAGGTTGCCGACGTGGGGATTTAAGCCCGATTTTCTCCTATTTCCTTTCGTCTTCTATTATCACGCTGCACGAGGAAAGAGGGATTGCAGTGTaaggcgaggaggccatgaCGGCATACGGTGTCGGACAAGCAATCCAAATTGGCGAGATCATCGCTGGGAGTGTGGCGGCAGCGCATAAGCTTAGCCTACAATATTGGCTGGGGTGTGTATGCTTGTCAAAAGGGCCCCCCGGGAAAGCAAAAGGTCCTGCCTTCCTGCCTTCTCCATGGTTGGTTTTTCCCCCTCTAACCCCATCGCGAGGGTGACGAAAGTAGTAGGTAGGGTCTGGAATGAAATCAGGAACACAAACTGTGGTTTGGTGACGGTGGCGCAAAGGATGGGCCTTTGGGGGAGGAAAAGACTCGCGCGCGACGATACGGACGGATTGATGAGACGAACacctgggggggggggctgccACTGGGCAAAGCCGGGCGCGACAGGGGCATACGGTTGGCGTCATTCTGCGTCCGATATTGATGCAGAGAGTGAGCGAGTACGCATGCTGGCTTGTGTGGTTCCACGTCCACTTCTTTACAGATGAGAAGACACTATTTAAATGCGATGCGTCTCATCTGGACTGAACTGATAACTTACTaaggagtgagtgagtgagatgagGTGAAAGGAGTTGACTGAATTGAGAGTTGGGTGAGTAAGTGAATTGACACTAGAGTGATGGCCGGACACACCTTAGTAGGAACCTCGGATGGGTTCATCTACAGGGAACAGCTTATTCATGACTGGTTCTCGTTGCCGGGCCGTGACCACTGACAGCGGTAGGTAATGATCTGTTAGTGGCCCCACCCCGGCAATGGGCCTTATCTTATCACACACCcgtacctaaggtaggtagatagagGTGCCGGTTCGCGGTCGACCCAACCGGGCCGGTTGGCAAAGTGGGGGGACGTCATCGAGCGTCACCCCGGATGCCACACCTTTGAagcttcctctccttctctccatctccgtctcTTGCCTCCGGTGTCGCTTAGAAGCAAATCAACCATTGACCATCACCGTTTTTTGCCAATTAAGAGCCTCAAACAACACGACACATTTCGGAAAGCAATCGCACACATTCAATTGCGCTTTTGCAAGCTCCCTCGGTGACAGAGAAGCCTTTTTGCATACCctgtcctccccccccccccccccccccccacatccCTCGACTAAGTGTGAAGCACAAACTCGATCTGAAGACCAGACGCTCGCTCCCCGCATTTCAACGGCTcaaccctcctcctccttctcctaCTTCGCCTCTCTCCACCACTATGCCCATCACATTACAAAGAGCAGTCGCCCCGGCGTCACGATTTGTCCCAAGAAGCTTGTTCCGGTCTGCCCAGACACCGTTTATCCCGTTTACACTGAGAGCCGCCTCCACCATGGTTCCCAAGGTGACAACAACCCCCCGGCCGTCTATCTCATTGGCCCTGCTTGCCCtgcccagccagcccagcagCTCACTCACAAATATACTGACATACGGGCACACACCAGCTTAAAGACCCGTCATTGCTCAAGCAGGACGTCTGCTATGTCAACGGCGAATGGATCAAGGCCAAGTCTGGCAAGACCTTTGATGTGACCGGTAGGCCCAATACCATCTtgcccctttccccctcccagcTATCCCGCATAGAGTACTTACCCACCCGCAGACCCGGCCACCGGCGAGAAGATCGCCTCTTGCCCCGAGttcgccaaggccgacaccgacgccgccatcgccgccgccgccacggctTTCGAGACCTTCCGCACCAAGACCGGCCGCGAGCGCTCCAAGCTGCTGCGCAAGTGGTACGACCTGCTGATGGAAaacgccgaggacctcaCCACTCTCATCACTTGGGAGAACGGCaagcccgtcgccgacgccaagggcGAGGTCACCTACGCCGCCAACTTCTTCGAGTGGTTCAGCGAGGAGGCGCCCCGCATCTACGGCGACAccatcccctcctccgtGCCCGGGAACCGCGTGTGGACCATCAAGGAGCCCGTCGGCGTCTGTGGCCTCATCACGCCGTaggttttcttttctctctctctccctctctttcccctTCCAAAGGCCACGCGCAACGACGAGGGGATCCCCGACGCTGACATGACGACGGCAGATGGAACTTCCCCGCCGCCATGATCACCCGCAAGATCGGCCCAGCCCTCGCCACCGGCTGCACCGTCGTCTGCAAGGCCCCCGGCGAGACCCCCTTCACCTCCCTCGCCATTGCCGAGCTGGGCCACCGCGCCGGCATCCCcaagggcgtcgtcaacATCGTTACCGCCCTCGACAAAACCCCtgaggtcggcgaggccctGACCGCCAACCCGACCGTTAAGAAGATCTCCTTCACCGGCTCCACCAACGTCGGCAAGCTACTCATGCGCCAGTGCGCCGGCACCCTCAAGAAGATGTCCATGGAGCTTGGCGGCAACGCccccttcatcgtcttcgatgacgccgacgtcgatgctgccgtcgccggcgccgtcgcctccaagTTCCGCTCCTCGGGCCAGACCTGCGTCTGCGCCAACCGCATCTACGTCCAGAGCGGCGTCTATGACGAGTTCGCCGACAAGTTCGCCGCCAAGGTCCGCGAGTTCAAGGTCGGCAACGGCTTCGACAACGGCACCACCCATGGCCCTCTCATCCACGACCGCGCCGTCGATAAGGTCGAGGCCCACATCCGCGACGCTGAGcgcaagggcggcaaggtcgtcgtcggcggcggcaagatcgcGCGCCTGGGCGCCAACTTTTACGAACCCACCGTCATCACGGGCATGACCGGCGacatggccatggcgagcGAGGAGACCTTTGGCCCCGTCGCTggcctcttctccttcgacaccgaagacgaggtcgtGAAGCTGGCCAACGCCACCAACGTCGGCCTAGCGGGCTACTTCTTCTCCCGTGACATCCAGCGCGTTCaccgcatcgccgagcacctcgaggtcggcatgGTCGGCGTCAACACGGGGCTTATCTCTGACCCGGCCTCGCcgttcggcggcgtcaaggagTCCGGCTTCGGCCGCGAGGGGTCGCTGTACGGCATCTCCGAGTACCAGGTGACCAAGATGGTCACGTACGGCGGTATGGGCCAGCCTCTCCAAAAGTAAAGTGCGGCAATGCGTCGTCACCTATATa containing:
- a CDS encoding Putative glycoside hydrolase superfamily, beta-glucuronidase → MSVALRTVGSVLADELHCLFTTFSPVFNAVAWYSYLTNAVDDIAVIGGIVPKPTPGPEKASPVFDAFVSYSLEFAFFPDFAGNTSSPNTFSDNLLANLGALQGVRPYIRVGGNTQDYALYDESLPYAVDGTYDLERSRDYPTTIVIGPSFFESYGTLADTKFTHGFNLGLGANRSEGWETLKATVPLACRAIGKDNLDVWEYGNEPDLFSTSAQGPVRSSSTWDEAAYVEQWLNGTREIANVLAEACPDFPAPVFMAPSNAGTANALRAPAQWAAGLNADANVAVFSTHNYISGAESPGVTLTGTLMNHTRTVRSVQAHVSEYANLTTRFDDVPPHILGEHNSLYNQGKPGLSNSFGAALWGVDFNLYAASQGIKRSHMHMGTDYRYQSWQPVTTETTPIGTKAPYYGNIAVAAFLAPPKDAASSSSSSSSSSSSSSSSSSSSVPVSVAHIPLDTDNELAAAYAAYHGDTLARILVVNLSPYNSTVNGTGTTPALSPGGRSISGYSFEVPWDTGLATVRRLRANGSDAVTGITWDGWSYNHELDGGRPVRLDNVTVGEYALVSNGQVAFTAAASEVVIVSPVGGCRKKRS
- a CDS encoding Putative GNAT domain, acyl-CoA N-acyltransferase, which encodes MSNIRVRDGGVVPHDAPFIVEAFDSTIPHLAAIGSGEMWGSLFSEKEGFVEETANDVKKSEAYRITEEGEALRIFVAEVDVEPAAAPFPHSAAGCPGLRYRTADDGTRMLSVGTAFIRDDWLPGHVESQFHVDAIRAELEGKVGFVYIDVLVSDFRTGHHRKGAGEALLRRAVDYGLEKGMKALYVDAWAGNEEKLVRWYERQGFTAVANFEMKRANGTIWPGTLMRMSLGS
- a CDS encoding Putative kinesin-like protein KIF11, whose product is MSSRRELTRPTSSNVRTGAAARASVRPGTRTSNLRYQNAPSRTLDRAASPAESVASVATNATKRKEREYDFDTPGQETNINVVVRCRGRNDREVRENSAVVVQADGVKGKDVELKLGPNALSNKTYNFDRVFSAAADQTMVFDDVVKPILDEMLAGFNCTVFAYGQTGTGKTYTMSGDMTETLGLLSDGAGIIPRALHALFNKLEVEDTESCVKCSFIELYNEELRDLIAPDDGPKLKIFDDTSRRHATTVVQGMEERHIRTAGEGIKVLQDGSLKRQVAATKCNDLSSRSHTVFTVTAYVRKKGEDGNEDYVSAGKLNLVDLAGSENIQRSGAENKRAAEAGLINKSLLTLGRVINALVDKNQHIPYRESKLTRLLQDSLGGQTKTCIIATISPAKSNLEETISTLDYAFRAKNIRNKPQLNAMINKRMLLRDFATEIERLKSELITTRQRNGVYLSNESYEEMTAQSESRRIVMEEQAAKMETLEGNLKNKVQELFALTSSFMGLRKDHEGTKAELDETQGVLEQTEVVLHATRRSLAEETHLRKAHQETEEKLAEVGGELIATLQKTVHDVDGLRAKNKRKSDLQSINRSAWGTAQAEVSEVTSLVEQRVQSFQDKQRQNISGISERMNSFVTEELKKLSSTQSFLDEQLDSFAASRQELLEQKEKSKDEMDDVLEEIKIVRDAVKQEVGESLQAIAAAAERIAADVLSELDTFHQQLHSSYSSLGKEFKSIFEDLMAHITQQRSESDRLRQQLQGATDTIVEQNESISAQMQQVLDEEREQAAQDRQNLLAQITTLIHAQAETQETRLAEKTARLQKSVLDSNASLQDNVAHYSEDMDALDAKEGQVLETMAKSRDAMKNKLRDDWSTAEEHSTTIQATTKSVHAETVRVVDEQLKDLDVQMEALDDFVTRARSENASHHEQHSESIRGLSATVENSFDNISSHFKTTFDRVKDLGEEMETETEEMQQDLDPLTQQLSKPLTALREDIESTTIQEYRPTGETPMKVQYQYPTDLPRTEAHEALLAELSDGATPTKAGSDGMVFPDVDNDTHRSPPARASTRMSTLSMISEMPPFNMSLREVNPNTTGSLGYDPSASMMSINENTAPLLFSKRTSTRHVQKGRKQSSMLPIEGRENVPPSLFSSSLGPRRKSPRLN